CTTGCCGCTTCTGATCGAGGCCCTGACCGGACATGGAATTGAGGTGTATCTCCCGACTCCGAGCAGCCCGACTGTTCAACTTCAAGTCGGGGTGGAATGGCCGACCATGACCGTCATGGGGCGGCACCCCGAGGACGCCCGCGACGTGGTCCATGGGGCGACGGTCCATGCCTGGACGATCGCGCACCGGGGCGCCACCACGCTGATGGCCGGGCCGCTGACGCTCGCCCTCTCCTGGCCGTCCGGGGCCCGAACTGTGGCGAAGGCCGACCAGCTGCAGGCGTTACTTATGGAGTTGCCCTGGCAATGGACGATCGAAGGCGCGAAGATCTTAGCCGATGAACGGAGTTGGCATGCTCAGACCCAGGCCTGGTGGGCAGAGAACGCACGTCAGCACCAGAAGAAGACTACCGGCATGCTCACGGGCAGCCTCGCTCGAATCACCGCGGAACATCAGCGCGCGACCCAGGAATTGAAGCAGGCCTGGAAGAACTCGCCGACTCAATCGGTGCCGAAGGAGATCGAAGAGAATAGCGCGAAGCTCGAGCGCCACTTGCACCCGCTTGCCGACTCCCTGGAGCGCCAACGGCTCCGTGGCGAAACCTACGACCGACCGTATCCACGAGGCTAACGAGAAAGGAAAAAAGGACCGCATGACTCTGTCGACGATGGATCTCGCTGACGACGACATGTATCAACAGTTCGCCGCCGAAGAGGACGTGCCGATGGACGCGTGTCACGAATGGGGATATGACCGGATCGTGACGTTGTTGCCGATGGGGTTCTTCGTGCCGCCGGAGTCCGGCCCGCCGATGGCGGCCCGAGACGCCCGCGGGTATTTGCTCTGCGTCGTGAGTTTGGGGTGGGTACTCCATGACATCGGCGGCGTGGCGTCGATGAAGGCCGTCGCCTATCGACTCTTGTCTCGCGGCCATCTCGCCCGATATGGCGACCTGCTGACCTGCTGGGACGGGATCGGCGAGTGGGGCGCCTCCGACGAGCCGCAGGATTAACTAGCCGCCACCTGGGGCCATTGCCTTTTCTGAAGAAGCCAGTCGCGTTGGGTCGACTCGAACTCTGCCGGGTCCTCGTGGCCTTCACGCCCTCCTAATTTGCGGATACCGACCGATCCGAAATTGTGCGGGCGCGTCAGATCCTTCACACCCACCGGTTCCCGCGGCACCAGTTTACGCCGGCCTCCATAAGCGAGAGGCTCTGCGTGTGATTCAGCTAGAGCGCCCAACGTAGATAACGCCCGGGTTCCTGCACAGTGGCCTTCATTCGTGTCCATAGCGTCTTCAGCTTCGGAGCCTCCCCTCCCCTTCAGCATTCTTTGTGTCCGCATCTCTGACAGGGAATACGACAGGACTCGCGTGAAACTGGCAGACGTAGGGTTCCGCATCGCACGCAGCGCGTCGCATCCTCACCATCAGGACGTGTCTCTCCCATTCGGCCGTTATACGGCCCAGAGAGGTTGAGATTTAGGGATCACCAAGAGGAAACCATGGGGAGGGCATATGCTGGACGGAAATGATCGACAGTGGCTGAATCGGATCAGCGCACATAGTGCGGGAGCGATCTTGCTCAATCAGGCCAAGGAGCGATTAGACAGGGAGACTCTGGAGAACTTCGCGTTCTTGCTCCAGGAAGACGGAGCGCTCGTGGTGTGGGGTAGTCCGGACGGATTGGATGAAGTGTTCACGGTCCGACATCACGCCGCGACGGACCTCTACCTGGCCGGCACGATCGACGCGCCGGTGGCGGACGCGAGCATCCCGGTCCCGAAGCGCCAGGCGGTGTTCTCCCCGTCCTTTCCGGCCATGATCGCAACGTGGGCGATCCAGGCGTTGAGCCGGCAGGGAGATTTGGTCTTAGGGATTGGGACGATCAGAGGCGTGGTCGCGGACGTGTGCCGACAGTCGCATCGGAAGGGGTTGGAGTTGGCGGGACAGACCTTGAAAGTGGAGCCGCCGGACGGGGGATGGGAGGGATACCCGGAATTGACGAATGAGGAGTGTCTGGCGCGGTTTCAGACGAAATGGGTCAAGAATGAGAACGGGTGCCATATCTGGCAAGGCAAGCCCGATCAGGACGGCTACGGGCGGTATAGCGCGATCGGCGTCCAATATAAGGCCCATCGGTATGCCTATTGCGCCGAGTTCGGGCCACTGAATCCCGTGCTGACCCTGGGCCATGAGTGCGTGGTCAGGCTCTGTGTGAATCCCTACCATCTGCACGCCGAGCCCCAGGAAGATAACACCGCGGAAATGTGGAGAGACAAACGGCTACGGGAACGGGCGAAGTAGACCTCTTCAGGCGGCCTGGTCGCTCACTGGGCCGCCGCCTGCGATCTTTTCCCTCTCTCTCGCAAACTTCTGCGATGGACGACAGAGACCCGAGACTCCAAGGGAACAAGCTCGTCGCGATAATACCCCACAGCGATGACCTTGCTGTGCGCTGACTTCAGAGGTTCGACGTGCGCAATCGGGCGCAGCGTTGAGCGATCTCCGTTGGGAGCAGAACGGTAAAACGTATAGCTCGACTCGTCCCCCGCCTCCGATCGTCCAGGAATGAGTAACACGGTGTGCCCCTTGGGCACCGAGACCGGCGGGAGAATCACTAGTGGAGACGTCCGGCGGCGATGACTCGTATCGACGGCATACATGTAGGAGGCGTCCGCCGGCGCCCCTCGCACTCCGCGCACCGCGGCGACAATGACCAATAGCCCGGTCGGAGCGATCCGCTGTCTATGCCGCGCCCAGGAGGAGAGTCGCTTGTTCGGTTTCTTCGCCATGATCTACTCCTTCCCCTTCTTCGTCGCCAAGGTCTGCTTCGCGATCTTCGTCCGCTCCCGGACTGCCTTGTATCCTCCAACATCGAGTCGAGTCAGTTGTTCTTTGGGACCGCGCGTGTCCCGGTCCTCCTGACGCACGCGGGCGTCCTGTTGACGGCGGGTCCGGTTGGGATGATGACAGGGTCGTGTCGCCATAATGACCTGGCCTTCCTTGTGATGGGGAGAGAAGTAACTTACTGCAGCCGGATCGGCATGATATACGCCCGCGACGCGGGCCCCGCGGGATCCACGATCGACAGCGCACCAGCTGGCCCGTCTTGCTGACACACCACCGCCTCGCCGTCGAGCGCGCCGAGCGTGTCCGTGAGATATCTATCCTGAAAGCCGGCCCGAAACGGCGTCCCCATATAACTCCCCGCCAGCGCCTCTTCCGCCTCCCCGTGCTCCGCACTCCGCGCCGTGATCGACGCCCCGCTTTCGGTGTAATCCAGAGCGATCACTCCGTTGGTCGTGACCAGCGACGCCCGCTTCACGGCCCCGATCAGCTCCTCGCGTGAGACCGTGAGCGCGTTGGGCGCGGCCTTCTGGGGCACCAGCGCGCGCCAGTTCGGATACGTCCCTTCGATGAGTCGAGAGGTCATGGCGTATGACCCAGCTTGTATATGCACCAGCCTTTGATAGGAGATGCCGAGGGTGAGGGTTTCCACGCCGTCGAGTTGCTTGGCGAGTTGGATCATCGCCTTCCGGGGGATAATCCCGGACCACGCCAAATCGCCAGCCCCGGGGATCTCCAGTGTCTCCAGGCAGAGCCGGTGCCCGTCCGTCGCGACGGCCGTCAGCACGCCGCCGGCAATTTCAACATAGAGCCCGTGGAGCGTGAATTTCGCGCCGGTCTGTCCGATCGCGTAGAGCGTGCGGCGGAGGATCCCACGCCACAGGGCCGCGTCCAGTTGCACGCCGTTCTCCACGAGCGGTGAAGGCACATCTGGAAATTGGTCGGGTTCCAGGCCCGCGAGCGCGTAGCGAGAGGAGCCCGCGAGAAGCGTGGCGTTGTGCTTGATGATCGTGATAGTCAGCGGGATGTCGGGCAAGGCCCGCACGATGTCGTAGAGTTTGCGGATCGGAAGCAAGGACCGGCCGGGGGTGGCCGTCGCGACGGGCGCCGAGGCGCGGCAGGCGATTTCGTTGTCGGTAGTGGTGAGGGTGAGGGTATTAGGAGCGAGAGGGTCGATCATGAGAAGGACGGAGGCCATAGGTCCACGGCCGTCCGTCCCGCCGATCACAGAGTTAAGGGCATGGGTCAGCTCCCGGGCTTGAATGGTCAGCTTCACTGTTTACCTCTTCTCCCGTCGCGACGGGGTGTTGAATCTTCGCGGCCGCCCGCCGCCGGCGGTCCCAATCCCGAGCGCGGGTGCGTTCGAGATCTTGGTCCCGCAGATACCGAAGACGCCGTGCGGTCCGCTCACACGTCCGACACAACGTGTTCGCGCAGCCCGACACGACGTAGGGCCGGTATGCGGCGAGCGGGTGCCATTGCCGGCAAACGCGGCAATAGCGTTCGATGCCACCGTCCGCGGTCTGACGTGTTGGGGCGCCGCGCCACGGGCGCGTGGGCTTGACGGAAGCCGTCGCGACGGGCGCCGGGTCATGCGCGGGCTCCTGGGGCGGCGTGGTGATCGGTGAGTCGGGGGATTGATTGGGTTCCATTAGGCATGCCTCCTAGCTTACGGGTTAATCGTAAATCGTCCAGCACGACTGGGGCGCGTGGGACGACTGGGACGGTTTTTCGCGCGTCCTAGTGTGGAGGATAGGTTCAGGAATGACGCAAGGGCGTGGTATTGAAGGACAGGATCGCAGAGGTGCTGGCGAGGAGTGATCGGCGTGGAGAAAGAGGGTTTGCGCGAGGCTGAGAGGGAGGAGGAAGCGATGCCGCCTCCCTCTTGGTCCTAGGTGGTGGCATGGCGTCGCATGGATGCGAGCGCGTCTTCCACCGACTTTCCACGAAAGATCTGGGCCCGGAACGTATTATACGAGATCCCTTCTCGCCGTGCGATTTCTGCCAGCGACTCTGTGTGCTCGCGTGCTTTGAGCGCGGCAATGGCATCATCGCCTGATTCGCCGGCATGGATCCGAGCCAGGAACGCTGAATAGCCGACGTCATACTTTCTCGCAGCCTGCATCGCGGTCAGCGAAACGCCATCGACCGTGATAATTACATTCGTGCACATGTTGTTCGCCTGCTCCTCGGCGGTCGCCCACCGACAATTGAGCACGAGCCGTCCATCAGGACCAATGATCCACCCGTATCCACGCGAGCCATTGATACGATCGAGCGATACTTTCTCGTCGGGAATTTCACCCATATCCTGCAGGAATCGGGGGAACGAGACCCACTCCGGCGTTTCGAGCCCAATACCCTTCTTGAGATAGTACGGGTAATGCCTAACACGGGCCAGCATGCCCTGCCAGCATCGATAAGTGCGAGTCTCGCGCATACCATGCTGCAACCTATTGTTCCCGCTCGCGCATGATCGACACCGTGATCCTCCGCTATTTACAAAGGCGTGAGTAAATTCAACCAGGCGAGGCTGTGCGCGATCCGGCAGACACGCCAAGCAGACAACCTGGATATACGTTTTCCCGTGCGTATGCGGGCGCCCCTCTTTATCCAGCAGACCACTCACCACGACACATTTTGGATATTCGATATCTGGGAGCGAAAAGATCTCTCTATTTTTGCATCCACAACAATATTTGCCGCCCTTATCGATAAACGCTTGATCATACTTCACTAATCGCACTTCGGCGCGATCCTTGGGGCATCGCTTGCAGACCACCGGGAGACACCGTTCCCCTTTATAGGTCTGGAGTGGACCCACTACGTGACATTTCAGATATTCTTTCTCCGGCGCCGGTAACGTTTCTTTTCCCATCTCTCACCTCCTTGTTATGGTGAGAACATGCGACGGCGGCGGCCGTGGCGGGACGATTTGGCAGGACAGACCGCGTTGATTTCTGGCAGGAGTTTCGCGCGAGGCCAAGAGGGAGGAAGATGCGATGCCGCCTCCCTCTTGCTGTGTGAAGAGAGCTGTCTGGCGTGAGGACCCGTCGCGACGGGCTACTGTTCCCGGTCGCGGTCGGCGGTCTCTGGAGCCTCCGAGTCAGTCGCGACTGGCTGGCCGTTGCCGCCCTGTTGCTCCTGGCCCTGCCTTGTGGTCTGGTCGGATCCGGGTTGGCCCGGGGGTTGATCGCCGGGTTGTCCGGCGCCTCCGCCGGCCTGTTGTTGCTCGGCGGCCTGTTGCTGTTGCTGCGCCTGGAGCTGTTGGAGGTAGATAGATTGGAGGCTAGGGTTGAGCGGCGCGTCTTCCCACGCCTCGCCTAACAATTCGATGCCCTCGCGCTCTTTGAGCTGCCTGACGCTCATCGTGAGCTTCTGGACCTCGTGCTCCCAGGCCATGTCCGTTGGCCGGAGCCCGTTAAACCGCAGAATGAAGTCCGGGTCGATCCGGGCCAGGATCCCGTTCGTGTAGGTATCCTCAATCAGTGTAAGGAGCGGCTCGAGCCCGGTGTCTCTGGCGTCCGCGAGCGCCTCGGCGCGATCGCTCCCAGACAAACTCGAGCGGCCCGCGCTAAAACTCTCACTGTGGAGCTCGATCGGATCCATGCCATAGACAAGAGCAATGATCGACGTGAGCCATACCATCCATTTGCTAAACATCATCTCGTCGAATTCGATGCCGAACCGCTCGAACGACGCGCCGCCGTCCTTGTTATCGCTAAAGAGGACCGGCAGGCTCCAGGCGTTATTCACGCCCTTCACCATCGCGTTCCACTGCCTCTTAAAGGCGTTGGCTTGCTTGGCATCGTAGGAGCCGACGACGGTCAGCAACCCCTTTGGAATCGCGTTCTTATCGAATCCGGCCATATTGTAATTCATCGCGTTTAACCAGCCGGTACAGATCTTCACGATCATTTCCGGCGGCGCGTAGCCGTAGCCCCCGCTGCGCACGTCGGCGCGCGGATCCAGGAGCGTGTAGACGAGATCGTGGTAGCTGTAGGCGGTCTGGGGAATGCCGTTAATCACCTGCACGGCAATGATCGAATCGTCCCCATCGTAGCCCTGCTCGGACGCGAATCGGATCGTGGAGGCGTCGATCACGGACAGTCCGTCGATCATCCGCCCGTTGCGCGTGCCCATGGTCTCGAGCGCCCAACACCCATACGTTAAGAGGTCGCGCACACCTTTACGGAGGACCGCGGTAATGGGTTCGCGGCCAAGGCGAGCCATTGCGACGGGGTGTCGTTCCCAGCCGCTATGGAGCACGAATTGCTCCAAGGCCATCTCCTCACGTCCGCGCTTCCCTTGTCCCGGGTCCTGATTATCAGAGCGACGGACCTCAAAGTAGAGATCACGGCCGCGTTCGTAGCTGCGAGCAAATCGGCCGGTCTGGTTCTGTCGACGCACAATCGCGCCGTTAATGATCGGC
Above is a genomic segment from Nitrospira defluvii containing:
- a CDS encoding phage portal protein — encoded protein: MRPEQLAFFASDTRAPLQERAHARAELESIYRPTSSEMPSQADVAMIRDAVLEWQQEEQFAKAQQLAPRLVSPRGPREPKSVIVDEMSGNVIAGGYWERSGLYGTDHLRLLVEQMPIINGAIVRRQNQTGRFARSYERGRDLYFEVRRSDNQDPGQGKRGREEMALEQFVLHSGWERHPVAMARLGREPITAVLRKGVRDLLTYGCWALETMGTRNGRMIDGLSVIDASTIRFASEQGYDGDDSIIAVQVINGIPQTAYSYHDLVYTLLDPRADVRSGGYGYAPPEMIVKICTGWLNAMNYNMAGFDKNAIPKGLLTVVGSYDAKQANAFKRQWNAMVKGVNNAWSLPVLFSDNKDGGASFERFGIEFDEMMFSKWMVWLTSIIALVYGMDPIELHSESFSAGRSSLSGSDRAEALADARDTGLEPLLTLIEDTYTNGILARIDPDFILRFNGLRPTDMAWEHEVQKLTMSVRQLKEREGIELLGEAWEDAPLNPSLQSIYLQQLQAQQQQQAAEQQQAGGGAGQPGDQPPGQPGSDQTTRQGQEQQGGNGQPVATDSEAPETADRDREQ
- the dnaN gene encoding DNA polymerase III subunit beta — encoded protein: MKLTIQARELTHALNSVIGGTDGRGPMASVLLMIDPLAPNTLTLTTTDNEIACRASAPVATATPGRSLLPIRKLYDIVRALPDIPLTITIIKHNATLLAGSSRYALAGLEPDQFPDVPSPLVENGVQLDAALWRGILRRTLYAIGQTGAKFTLHGLYVEIAGGVLTAVATDGHRLCLETLEIPGAGDLAWSGIIPRKAMIQLAKQLDGVETLTLGISYQRLVHIQAGSYAMTSRLIEGTYPNWRALVPQKAAPNALTVSREELIGAVKRASLVTTNGVIALDYTESGASITARSAEHGEAEEALAGSYMGTPFRAGFQDRYLTDTLGALDGEAVVCQQDGPAGALSIVDPAGPASRAYIMPIRLQ